Proteins encoded in a region of the Roseateles sp. SL47 genome:
- the prmA gene encoding 50S ribosomal protein L11 methyltransferase, whose translation MSTSDAKLHELILICREEDVETVSDALMEIESLAVSVEDADADTPIENALFGEPGMPAPKAGWDRSVVKALFETEAQAMEAATLLLAQDWASDVHVQTIQAVEEQDWVRLTQSQFAPVEITPTFWIVPSWHEAPAQARQVMRLDPGLAFGTGSHPTTRMCLRWIAGHGDEAAGWDRVLDYGCGSGILAIATGLFGARGIDAVDIDPAAVQASLQNAQENKVSIHAALPDAAKGEYPVVLANILATPLKLLAPLLCQHLAPGAHLVLAGILERQADELKAAYAPHVALEVADREDGWILMTARRV comes from the coding sequence ATGAGCACGAGCGACGCCAAGTTGCACGAACTGATCCTGATCTGCCGCGAAGAGGACGTAGAAACCGTCAGCGACGCGCTGATGGAGATCGAGTCCCTGGCCGTGTCGGTGGAAGATGCCGACGCGGACACCCCCATCGAAAACGCCCTCTTTGGGGAACCGGGCATGCCGGCCCCCAAGGCCGGTTGGGACCGTTCGGTGGTGAAGGCCTTGTTCGAGACCGAGGCCCAGGCCATGGAAGCGGCCACCCTGCTGCTGGCGCAGGACTGGGCGAGTGACGTCCACGTGCAAACCATCCAGGCGGTGGAAGAGCAGGACTGGGTGCGTCTGACCCAATCGCAGTTTGCGCCGGTGGAAATCACCCCCACCTTCTGGATCGTGCCCTCCTGGCATGAAGCGCCCGCCCAGGCCCGTCAGGTGATGCGACTGGACCCGGGCCTGGCCTTCGGAACCGGTTCGCATCCGACCACTCGGATGTGCCTGCGCTGGATTGCAGGCCATGGGGACGAAGCGGCCGGCTGGGACCGGGTGCTGGACTATGGATGCGGCTCCGGCATCTTGGCCATTGCCACCGGCTTGTTTGGCGCACGCGGCATTGATGCGGTGGACATTGACCCGGCGGCGGTGCAGGCCTCGCTGCAGAACGCACAGGAGAACAAGGTGAGCATCCATGCGGCGCTGCCGGATGCGGCCAAGGGCGAATATCCGGTGGTGCTGGCCAACATCCTGGCCACACCGCTGAAGCTGCTGGCGCCGCTGCTGTGCCAGCATCTGGCACCGGGTGCCCACCTGGTGCTGGCCGGCATTCTGGAGCGACAGGCTGACGAACTGAAGGCGGCCTACGCACCGCATGTCGCCCTGGAAGTGGCGGACCGGGAAGACGGCTGGATCCTGATGACGGCCCGGCGTGTCTGA